A part of Variovorax sp. HW608 genomic DNA contains:
- the ftsW gene encoding putative lipid II flippase FtsW has product MSAAVPNARAGRFAGWFSRAKSGIDALPIHLPVRLGSAGMTQTKAAPVRVLGFDQALVWVTVALLAWGLVMVYSASIAMPDNPRFARAGYSPVFFLTRHAASLVIAFVGGMLAFQVPMRTWERAAPWLFVVSLLLLVVVLIPHLGINVNGARRWLPLGFMRFQPSELAKLAMILYAASYMVRKMEIKERFFRAVLPMGIAVVVVGMLVMAEPDMGAFMVIAVIAMGILFLGGVNARMFFVIAALVVVAFGTIVATSPWRRERIFAYLDPWSEEHALGKGYQLSHSLIAIGRGEIFGVGLGGSVEKLHWLPEAHTDFLMAVIGEEFGLVGVLMAIGLFLWLTRRIMHIGRQAIALDRVFSGLVAQGVGIWIGFQAFINMGVNLGALPTKGLTLPLMSFGGSAILMNVIALAVVLRIDYENRVLMRGGRV; this is encoded by the coding sequence ATGAGCGCTGCCGTCCCCAACGCTAGGGCCGGCCGCTTCGCCGGCTGGTTCAGCCGCGCCAAGAGCGGCATCGACGCACTGCCGATCCACCTCCCGGTGCGGCTCGGCAGCGCCGGCATGACGCAGACCAAGGCCGCGCCGGTGCGCGTGCTGGGCTTCGACCAGGCGCTGGTCTGGGTCACGGTCGCGCTCCTGGCCTGGGGGCTGGTGATGGTCTATTCGGCATCCATCGCGATGCCGGACAACCCGCGCTTCGCGCGCGCCGGCTACAGCCCCGTCTTCTTCCTCACGCGCCATGCCGCATCGCTCGTGATCGCCTTCGTCGGCGGCATGCTGGCGTTCCAGGTGCCGATGCGGACCTGGGAGCGCGCGGCGCCGTGGCTCTTCGTCGTGTCGCTGCTGCTCTTGGTGGTGGTGCTGATCCCGCACCTCGGCATCAACGTCAACGGTGCACGGCGCTGGCTGCCGCTGGGCTTCATGCGCTTCCAGCCCTCGGAGCTCGCGAAGCTCGCGATGATTCTCTACGCGGCCAGCTACATGGTGCGCAAGATGGAGATCAAGGAACGCTTCTTCCGCGCAGTGCTGCCGATGGGCATCGCGGTGGTCGTGGTCGGCATGCTGGTGATGGCCGAGCCCGACATGGGCGCCTTCATGGTGATCGCGGTGATCGCGATGGGCATCCTGTTCCTTGGCGGCGTGAACGCGCGCATGTTCTTCGTCATCGCCGCGCTCGTGGTGGTGGCCTTCGGCACGATCGTCGCGACCAGCCCGTGGCGGCGCGAGCGGATCTTCGCCTACCTCGATCCGTGGAGCGAGGAGCACGCGCTCGGCAAGGGTTACCAGCTGTCGCACTCGCTGATCGCGATCGGCCGCGGCGAGATCTTCGGCGTCGGCTTGGGCGGCAGCGTCGAGAAGCTGCACTGGCTGCCCGAGGCGCACACCGACTTCCTGATGGCCGTGATCGGCGAGGAGTTCGGCCTCGTGGGCGTGCTGATGGCGATCGGCCTGTTCCTCTGGCTCACGCGCCGCATCATGCACATCGGCCGGCAGGCGATCGCGCTCGACCGCGTCTTCTCGGGTCTCGTGGCACAGGGCGTGGGCATCTGGATCGGCTTCCAGGCCTTCATCAACATGGGCGTGAACCTCGGCGCGCTGCCGACCAAGGGGCTCACGCTGCCGCTCATGAGCTTCGGCGGCTCGGCCATCCTGATGAACGTGATCGCGCTCGCCGTGGTGCTGCGCATCGACTACGAGAACCGTGTCCTCATGCGGGGAGGGCGTGTATGA
- the murG gene encoding undecaprenyldiphospho-muramoylpentapeptide beta-N-acetylglucosaminyltransferase has protein sequence MTRTALVMAGGTGGHIFPGLAVAEALRDRGWRVHWLGAPGSMEHQLVPPRGFAFEPVQFGGVRGKGPLTLALLPMRLLRAFWQSLGVVRRVKPDVVVGLGGYITFPGGMMSVLVGKPLVLHEQNSVAGLANRILAGVADRVFTAFPNVLKKAQWVGNPLRAAFTSQGEPSARFAGRTGPLKLLVVGGSLGAKALNAVVPKALAMIAPAQRPSVTHQSGARQIDELRANYAQAGVEGELTPFIDDTARAYADADLIVARAGASTVTEIAAVGAAALFVPFPSAVDDHQTTNARFLVDAGGGWLVQQTELTPEVLADLLQKTGRDALLDRALKARTMRKTEAVDAVVRACEELAEPVRGGRS, from the coding sequence ATGACCAGGACGGCGCTTGTCATGGCGGGCGGCACGGGCGGCCACATCTTCCCCGGCCTTGCGGTGGCCGAGGCGCTGCGCGATCGCGGCTGGCGCGTGCACTGGCTGGGCGCGCCCGGCAGCATGGAGCACCAGCTGGTGCCGCCGCGCGGCTTCGCCTTCGAGCCGGTGCAGTTCGGCGGCGTGCGCGGCAAGGGGCCGCTCACGCTGGCGCTGCTGCCGATGCGCCTCTTGCGCGCCTTCTGGCAGAGCCTGGGCGTGGTGCGGCGCGTCAAGCCCGATGTGGTGGTCGGCCTCGGCGGCTACATCACCTTCCCGGGCGGCATGATGAGCGTGCTGGTCGGCAAGCCGCTGGTGCTGCACGAGCAGAACTCGGTCGCGGGCCTGGCCAACAGGATCCTCGCGGGCGTCGCGGACCGCGTGTTCACCGCGTTCCCGAACGTGCTCAAGAAGGCGCAGTGGGTGGGCAACCCGCTGCGCGCGGCGTTCACCTCGCAGGGCGAGCCGTCGGCCCGCTTCGCCGGCCGCACCGGGCCGCTCAAGCTGCTGGTCGTCGGCGGCAGCCTGGGCGCGAAGGCGCTCAACGCGGTGGTGCCCAAGGCGCTCGCGATGATCGCGCCGGCCCAGCGCCCGAGCGTCACGCACCAGAGCGGCGCCAGGCAGATCGACGAGCTCCGCGCCAACTACGCCCAGGCGGGCGTCGAGGGCGAGCTCACCCCCTTCATCGACGACACCGCTCGCGCCTATGCCGACGCCGACCTCATCGTCGCGCGCGCCGGCGCGAGCACCGTCACCGAAATCGCGGCCGTCGGCGCAGCAGCGCTGTTCGTGCCTTTCCCTTCCGCGGTGGACGACCACCAGACCACCAACGCGCGCTTCCTCGTCGACGCGGGCGGCGGCTGGCTCGTCCAGCAGACTGAACTGACACCTGAAGTGCTGGCTGACTTGCTACAGAAAACCGGGCGCGATGCGCTCCTGGACCGGGCCCTGAAAGCCCGAACGATGCGAAAGACCGAGGCGGTGGACGCCGTGGTCCGCGCCTGCGAGGAACTCGCCGAACCCGTACGTGGAGGGCGCTCATGA
- the murC gene encoding UDP-N-acetylmuramate--L-alanine ligase: MKHAIRHIHFVGVGGSGMSGIAEVLLNLGYKISGSDLADSATLRRLAGLGITTFVGHDAAHMAGADAVVTSTAVHADNPEVVAAREKRIPVVPRALMLAELMRLKQGIAIAGTHGKTTTTSLVASVLAAAGLDPTFVIGGRLNSAGANAQLGSGDYIVVEADESDASFLNLLPIMAVVTNIDADHMETYGHDFARLKKAFVDFLHRMPFYGVAILCTDDPAVRQIVTEVSCPVTSYGFDEGAQVRAVNVRAVGAQMHFTAQRRNGVTLPDLDIVLNLPGEHNVRNALSVIAVAVELNIPDEAVQRGLADFKGVGRRFQRYGEVPAAQGDAGSFTLIDDYGHHPVEMAATIAAARGAFPGRRLVLAFQPHRFTRTRDCFEDFVKVIGQADAVLLGEVYAAGEAPIVAADGRSLARALRVAGKVEPVFVDDIAEMPQAILDNARAGDVVICMGAGSIGGVPAKVVEIGTREGSAQ; encoded by the coding sequence ATGAAGCACGCTATCCGTCACATCCACTTCGTCGGCGTGGGCGGCTCGGGCATGAGCGGGATCGCCGAGGTGCTGCTCAACCTGGGCTACAAGATCTCCGGCTCGGACCTTGCCGACAGCGCGACGCTGCGGCGGCTCGCGGGCCTGGGCATCACCACCTTCGTGGGCCACGATGCGGCGCACATGGCGGGCGCGGATGCGGTCGTCACCTCGACCGCCGTGCATGCCGACAACCCCGAGGTGGTCGCGGCGCGCGAGAAGCGCATCCCCGTGGTGCCGCGCGCGCTGATGCTCGCGGAGCTGATGCGGCTCAAGCAGGGCATCGCGATCGCCGGCACCCACGGCAAGACGACCACCACGAGCCTCGTCGCGAGCGTGCTCGCCGCCGCCGGGCTGGACCCGACCTTCGTCATCGGCGGCCGGCTCAACAGCGCGGGCGCGAATGCGCAGCTCGGCAGCGGCGACTACATCGTGGTCGAGGCCGATGAGTCGGACGCCTCGTTCCTGAACCTGCTGCCGATCATGGCGGTGGTCACGAACATCGACGCCGACCACATGGAGACCTACGGGCACGACTTCGCGCGGCTCAAGAAGGCCTTCGTCGACTTCCTGCACCGCATGCCGTTCTACGGCGTCGCGATCCTCTGCACCGACGATCCGGCGGTGCGCCAGATCGTGACCGAGGTGTCCTGCCCGGTCACCAGCTACGGCTTCGACGAGGGTGCCCAGGTGCGCGCGGTCAACGTCCGCGCGGTCGGCGCGCAGATGCACTTCACGGCCCAGCGCCGCAACGGCGTGACGCTGCCCGACCTCGACATCGTGCTGAACCTGCCCGGCGAACACAACGTGCGCAATGCGCTGTCGGTGATCGCGGTCGCGGTCGAGCTCAACATCCCCGATGAAGCCGTGCAGCGCGGCCTGGCCGACTTCAAGGGCGTGGGCCGGCGCTTCCAGCGCTATGGCGAAGTCCCGGCCGCCCAGGGCGATGCCGGCAGCTTCACGCTGATCGACGACTACGGCCACCACCCGGTCGAAATGGCCGCGACCATCGCGGCCGCGCGCGGCGCGTTCCCGGGACGGCGGCTGGTGCTGGCCTTCCAGCCGCACCGCTTCACGCGCACGCGGGACTGCTTCGAGGACTTCGTCAAGGTCATCGGCCAGGCCGATGCGGTGCTGCTGGGCGAGGTCTATGCCGCCGGCGAGGCGCCGATCGTGGCGGCCGACGGCCGCTCGCTCGCACGCGCGCTGCGCGTCGCGGGCAAGGTCGAGCCGGTGTTCGTCGACGACATCGCGGAGATGCCCCAGGCCATCCTGGACAACGCGCGCGCCGGCGACGTGGTGATCTGCATGGGCGCGGGCTCGATCGGCGGCGTGCCCGCCAAGGTCGTTGAAATTGGAACGCGCGAAGGGAGTGCGCAGTGA
- a CDS encoding D-alanine--D-alanine ligase — MSVIDPKSFGKVAVLFGGSSAEREISIMSGTGVLAALQSSGVDAHAFDPAERDLVELRRDGFQRCFVALHGRHGEDGTVQGALELLGIPYTGSGVMASSVAMDKVMTKRIWQADGLPTPHYVRLAFDQQSREQINAVPDVLGLPLIVKPPREGSSIGVTKVDGYSQMQDAVALAVRYDADVLCEEFIEGEEVTCAVLGSGLDAVALPVVRIAAPEGAYDYQNKYFTDDVKYHCPSGLPPAEEAEIRRITLAAYHQLGCRGWGRADLMIRASDRKPFLLEMNTSPGMTSHSLVPMSARAAGIAYEELCLRVLASATLDSGSGRTED, encoded by the coding sequence GTGAGCGTGATCGACCCCAAATCCTTCGGCAAGGTTGCCGTGCTGTTCGGCGGCAGTTCGGCCGAACGCGAAATCTCCATCATGTCCGGCACGGGCGTGCTGGCCGCGCTGCAGTCGAGCGGCGTGGATGCGCATGCCTTCGATCCCGCCGAACGGGATCTCGTCGAGCTGCGTCGCGATGGCTTCCAGCGCTGCTTCGTCGCGCTGCACGGCCGGCACGGCGAGGACGGCACCGTGCAGGGCGCGCTCGAACTGCTCGGCATCCCCTACACCGGCTCGGGCGTGATGGCATCGAGCGTGGCGATGGACAAGGTCATGACCAAGCGCATCTGGCAGGCCGACGGCCTGCCGACGCCGCATTACGTGCGCCTCGCCTTCGACCAGCAGAGCCGCGAGCAGATCAACGCAGTGCCCGACGTGCTCGGCCTGCCGCTGATCGTCAAGCCGCCGCGCGAGGGTTCGTCGATCGGCGTGACCAAGGTCGACGGCTATTCGCAGATGCAGGACGCGGTCGCGCTCGCGGTGCGCTACGACGCCGATGTGCTGTGCGAGGAGTTCATCGAGGGCGAGGAAGTCACCTGCGCGGTGCTCGGCAGCGGCCTCGACGCGGTCGCGCTGCCGGTGGTGCGCATCGCCGCACCCGAAGGCGCCTACGACTACCAGAACAAGTACTTCACCGACGACGTGAAGTACCACTGCCCGAGCGGCCTGCCGCCGGCGGAGGAGGCGGAGATCCGCCGCATCACGCTGGCGGCCTACCACCAGCTCGGCTGCCGTGGGTGGGGGCGCGCCGACCTGATGATCCGGGCCAGCGACCGCAAGCCCTTCCTGCTCGAGATGAACACCTCGCCGGGCATGACCAGCCATTCGCTCGTGCCGATGTCGGCGCGCGCGGCCGGCATCGCCTACGAAGAACTCTGCCTGCGGGTGCTCGCTTCTGCGACGCTCGATTCCGGGTCTGGACGTACGGAAGACTAG
- a CDS encoding cell division protein FtsQ/DivIB, translated as MADSIPVPFDVKLMNVTASLVFALFALMMLAAGAWWVLRQPFFPLAGIKVDGEVTHNNAVTLRANVAPQLAGNFFTVDLARARAAFESVPWVRKAVVRREFPNKLRVTLTEQQPVAHWGDEAGSRLINGFGEVFDANVAEVDDDLPRLDGPVEQAGQVLGMYLVLAPLFKPYDLALTDLTLSSRGSWRATLDSGAVIELGRGQGEEVVARTQRFLRTVTPVASQYGRTVASVEGADLRHNEGYALRLRGVTTVVPDLPKKK; from the coding sequence ATGGCCGATAGCATTCCCGTGCCCTTCGACGTCAAGCTCATGAACGTGACCGCGAGCCTGGTGTTCGCGCTGTTCGCGCTCATGATGCTGGCCGCGGGCGCATGGTGGGTGCTGCGTCAGCCCTTCTTCCCGCTGGCCGGCATCAAGGTCGACGGCGAGGTCACGCACAACAATGCGGTGACCTTGCGCGCCAACGTGGCGCCGCAGCTCGCGGGCAACTTCTTCACGGTCGATCTCGCACGTGCGCGCGCGGCCTTCGAATCGGTGCCGTGGGTGCGCAAGGCCGTGGTCCGGCGCGAGTTTCCGAACAAGCTGCGCGTGACGCTGACCGAACAGCAGCCGGTCGCGCACTGGGGCGACGAGGCCGGCTCGCGGCTCATCAACGGCTTCGGCGAGGTCTTCGATGCCAACGTGGCGGAAGTCGACGACGACCTGCCGCGCCTCGACGGGCCGGTCGAGCAGGCGGGGCAGGTGCTCGGCATGTACCTCGTGCTGGCGCCGCTTTTCAAGCCCTATGACCTCGCGCTCACCGACCTGACGCTGTCGAGCCGCGGGAGCTGGCGCGCGACGCTCGACAGCGGCGCGGTGATCGAGCTCGGCCGCGGCCAGGGCGAGGAAGTGGTGGCGCGTACGCAGCGGTTCCTGCGCACGGTCACACCGGTGGCGAGCCAGTACGGGCGAACGGTTGCGTCGGTCGAAGGCGCCGATCTTCGGCACAACGAAGGGTACGCGCTGCGGCTGCGCGGCGTGACGACGGTCGTGCCCGACCTGCCGAAGAAAAAGTAA
- the ftsA gene encoding cell division protein FtsA codes for MSKDYKDLVVGLDIGTAKVMAVVAEVLPSGELKLAGLGIAPSNGLKRGVVVNIDATVQSIQQALKEAELMADCKISRVYTGITGSHIRGINSSGMVAVKDKEVTPADVARVVETARAINISSDQRLLLVEPQEFVIDGQDVKEPIGMSGMRLEAKVHIVTGAQSAAENIIKCVRRCGLEVDQLMLNPLASSQAVLTEDERELGVVLVDIGAGTTDVAIFTNGAIRHTAVIPIAGDLITSDIAMALRTPTKDAEDIKVENGFAKQLLADPETQVEVPGLGDRGPRLLSKQALAGVIEPRIEEIFSLVQQVIRESGYEEVLSSGVVLTGGSAVMPGMVELGEDIFLKPVRRGIPKYSSALSDMVAQPRAATVMGLLEEARYARMRGFKVAQKNGSVKTAFGRFKDFIVGNF; via the coding sequence ATGTCCAAAGACTACAAAGATCTCGTTGTCGGCCTCGACATCGGCACCGCCAAGGTGATGGCGGTGGTCGCCGAAGTGCTGCCGAGCGGCGAGCTCAAGCTGGCGGGGTTGGGGATCGCGCCGAGCAACGGACTCAAGCGCGGCGTGGTGGTGAACATCGATGCGACGGTGCAGAGCATCCAGCAGGCGCTCAAGGAAGCCGAGCTGATGGCCGACTGCAAGATCAGCCGCGTCTACACCGGCATCACCGGCAGCCACATCCGCGGCATCAATTCGAGCGGCATGGTGGCGGTCAAAGACAAGGAAGTCACGCCGGCCGACGTGGCGCGCGTGGTCGAGACGGCGCGCGCGATCAACATCTCGAGCGACCAGCGCCTCCTGCTCGTCGAGCCGCAGGAGTTCGTGATCGACGGCCAGGACGTCAAGGAGCCGATCGGCATGAGCGGCATGCGGCTCGAAGCCAAGGTGCACATCGTGACCGGTGCGCAGAGCGCGGCCGAGAACATCATCAAGTGCGTGCGCCGCTGCGGCCTCGAAGTGGATCAGCTGATGCTGAACCCGCTCGCATCGAGCCAGGCGGTGCTGACCGAGGACGAGCGCGAGCTCGGCGTGGTGCTGGTCGATATCGGCGCGGGCACGACCGACGTCGCGATCTTCACCAACGGCGCGATCCGGCATACGGCGGTGATCCCGATCGCGGGTGATCTCATCACCAGCGACATCGCGATGGCGCTGCGCACGCCGACCAAGGACGCCGAAGACATCAAGGTCGAGAACGGCTTTGCCAAGCAGCTTTTGGCCGATCCCGAAACGCAGGTCGAGGTGCCGGGGCTCGGCGATCGCGGACCTCGTCTTCTGAGCAAGCAGGCGCTCGCGGGCGTGATCGAGCCGCGCATCGAGGAGATCTTCTCGCTGGTGCAGCAGGTGATCCGCGAATCGGGCTACGAGGAGGTGCTGTCGTCCGGCGTGGTGCTCACCGGCGGCAGCGCGGTGATGCCCGGCATGGTGGAACTCGGCGAGGACATCTTCCTGAAGCCGGTGCGCCGGGGCATTCCCAAATATTCGAGCGCGCTGTCCGATATGGTGGCGCAGCCGAGGGCCGCGACCGTGATGGGGCTGCTCGAGGAAGCGCGCTACGCGCGCATGCGCGGCTTCAAGGTGGCACAGAAGAATGGCTCCGTGAAGACGGCCTTCGGCCGCTTCAAGGACTTCATCGTAGGGAACTTCTGA
- the ftsZ gene encoding cell division protein FtsZ: MAIEMIEIEEFNQGTQIKVIGVGGGGGNAVAHMIDRGVQGVQFISANTDAQALSRSNAHKTIQLGTNGLGAGSKPEKGRDAAEAAVDDIREAIAGAHMLFITAGMGGGTGTGAAPVIARVAKEMGILTVGVVTKPFDWEGGRRMTNAETGLNELEANVDSLIVVLNEKLLDVLGEDVTQEEAFAHANDVLKNAVGGISEIINEYGGVNVDFEDVRTVMGEPGKAMMGTAAASGPDRARIAAEQAVACPLLEGIDLSGAKGVLVLVTASKASLKLSESKLAMNTIRAYASPDAHVIYGAAYDDNLGDEMRVTVVATGLSRQDARRQAPTLEVIRTGTDNIPFTVPALGAGVGHAASQPNYDGMAVPSVWRTNRTMAAAKVDALSSGGMDDFEIPAFLRRQAD, from the coding sequence ATGGCAATCGAAATGATCGAGATCGAGGAGTTCAATCAGGGAACTCAGATCAAGGTGATCGGCGTCGGGGGTGGCGGCGGCAACGCGGTCGCGCACATGATCGATCGTGGCGTGCAAGGTGTTCAGTTCATCTCCGCAAACACCGATGCGCAGGCGCTGTCGCGCAGCAATGCGCACAAGACCATCCAGCTCGGCACCAACGGCCTGGGCGCGGGCAGCAAGCCCGAGAAGGGCCGCGATGCCGCGGAAGCCGCGGTGGACGACATTCGCGAAGCCATCGCCGGCGCGCACATGCTGTTCATCACGGCCGGCATGGGCGGCGGCACCGGCACGGGCGCCGCGCCGGTCATCGCGCGCGTCGCGAAGGAAATGGGCATCCTCACCGTCGGCGTGGTGACCAAGCCCTTCGACTGGGAAGGCGGCCGCCGCATGACCAACGCCGAAACCGGCCTGAACGAGCTCGAAGCCAACGTCGATTCGCTGATCGTGGTGCTCAACGAGAAGCTGCTCGACGTGCTGGGCGAGGACGTGACGCAGGAAGAGGCTTTCGCGCATGCCAACGACGTGCTGAAGAACGCGGTCGGCGGCATCTCGGAGATCATCAACGAGTACGGCGGCGTGAACGTCGACTTCGAAGACGTCCGCACCGTGATGGGCGAGCCCGGCAAGGCGATGATGGGCACGGCCGCCGCGAGCGGTCCGGACCGCGCCCGCATCGCCGCCGAGCAGGCCGTGGCCTGCCCGCTGCTCGAAGGCATCGACCTCTCGGGCGCCAAGGGCGTGCTGGTGCTGGTGACCGCATCGAAGGCTTCGCTGAAGCTGAGCGAATCGAAGCTCGCGATGAACACCATCCGCGCCTACGCATCGCCGGACGCGCACGTGATCTACGGTGCGGCCTACGACGACAACCTCGGCGACGAGATGCGCGTGACCGTGGTCGCGACCGGCCTCTCGCGCCAGGATGCCCGCCGCCAGGCGCCGACGCTCGAAGTGATCCGCACCGGCACCGACAACATCCCGTTCACCGTTCCTGCGCTCGGCGCGGGCGTCGGCCATGCTGCCAGCCAGCCGAACTACGACGGCATGGCGGTGCCCAGCGTGTGGCGCACCAACCGCACGATGGCCGCCGCGAAGGTGGATGCGCTGTCGTCGGGCGGGATGGACGATTTCGAGATCCCCGCCTTCCTGCGCCGCCAGGCCGACTGA
- the lpxC gene encoding UDP-3-O-acyl-N-acetylglucosamine deacetylase yields MLPQRTLKSISRAVGVGLHSGQRVELTLRPAPVNHGIVFRRVDLPEPVEIPMTAEAVTDTRLASTVSSGGAKVQTVEHLMSACAGLGIDNLLIDITADEVPILDGSASSFVFLLQSAGIELQNAPRRFIRVTRPIEVREGQGADEKWARLEPYHGFKLSFEIDFDHRVVSSTGQRFEFDLGSGSYSQDIARARTFGFTKEVEYMRSKGLALGGGLDNAIVMDDTKVLNAGGLRYDDEFVKHKILDAMGDLYVIGQPLLAAYSAFRSGHALNNRLLRELLAQGDAHEIVTFDDERRAPAGFAEVARAW; encoded by the coding sequence GTGCTTCCACAACGTACCCTCAAATCGATCAGCCGCGCCGTCGGCGTGGGGCTCCACAGCGGCCAGCGCGTGGAGCTCACCTTGCGTCCTGCGCCGGTGAATCACGGCATCGTGTTCCGGCGCGTGGACCTGCCCGAGCCGGTCGAGATCCCGATGACCGCCGAGGCGGTCACCGACACGCGCCTCGCTTCCACCGTGTCCTCGGGCGGCGCGAAGGTGCAGACGGTCGAGCACCTGATGTCGGCCTGCGCCGGCCTCGGCATCGACAACCTGCTGATCGACATTACCGCGGACGAAGTGCCGATCCTCGACGGGTCCGCGTCGTCCTTCGTGTTCCTGCTGCAAAGCGCCGGCATCGAGCTGCAGAATGCCCCGCGCCGCTTCATCCGCGTGACGCGGCCCATCGAGGTACGCGAAGGCCAGGGCGCCGACGAGAAGTGGGCGCGGCTGGAGCCCTACCACGGCTTCAAGCTCAGCTTCGAAATCGACTTCGACCATCGCGTGGTCAGTTCGACCGGGCAGCGCTTCGAGTTCGACCTCGGCAGCGGCTCCTACAGCCAGGACATAGCCCGCGCGCGCACCTTCGGGTTCACCAAGGAAGTCGAGTACATGCGCTCGAAGGGGCTGGCGCTCGGCGGCGGTCTCGATAATGCGATCGTGATGGACGACACCAAGGTGCTCAATGCCGGGGGCCTGCGCTACGACGACGAGTTCGTCAAGCACAAGATCCTCGACGCGATGGGCGACCTCTACGTCATCGGCCAGCCGCTGCTGGCGGCCTACAGCGCCTTCCGCTCGGGCCACGCGCTCAACAACAGGCTGCTGCGCGAGCTGCTCGCGCAGGGCGATGCGCACGAGATCGTGACCTTCGACGACGAGCGCCGCGCGCCGGCCGGCTTCGCCGAGGTCGCGCGCGCCTGGTAG
- the ruvC gene encoding crossover junction endodeoxyribonuclease RuvC yields the protein MRILGIDPGLQTTGFGVVDVEGHSLRYVASGTISTRHIGKGQLPTRLKVLFDGIGEINERYKPDAAAVEIVFVNVNPQSTLLLGQARGACLTALVACNLSVAEYTALQMKQAVAGHGSAAKAQVQEMVKRLLQLPGLPGSDAADALGIAITHAHVGRSMARLETAAMLEKGLAGRYRQGRTR from the coding sequence TGGTCGACGTCGAAGGCCATTCGCTGCGCTACGTGGCGAGCGGCACCATCAGCACGCGCCACATCGGCAAGGGCCAGTTGCCCACGCGCCTCAAGGTGCTGTTCGACGGCATCGGCGAGATCAACGAGCGCTACAAGCCCGACGCGGCGGCGGTCGAAATCGTGTTCGTCAACGTCAATCCGCAGTCCACGCTGCTGCTCGGGCAGGCGCGCGGCGCCTGTCTCACCGCACTGGTTGCCTGCAACCTGAGCGTGGCCGAATACACGGCACTGCAGATGAAGCAGGCCGTCGCGGGACACGGCAGCGCCGCCAAGGCCCAGGTGCAGGAGATGGTGAAGCGCCTGCTTCAGCTGCCCGGGCTGCCCGGCAGCGATGCGGCGGACGCGCTGGGGATCGCCATCACGCATGCGCACGTCGGGCGCTCGATGGCGCGTCTGGAGACGGCGGCGATGCTGGAGAAGGGGCTCGCCGGACGATACCGGCAGGGGCGCACGCGCTAA